The Saccharothrix variisporea genome has a segment encoding these proteins:
- a CDS encoding helix-turn-helix domain-containing protein, with product MHPQDARKLPPDALEALRRRAIAAVEAGASRAEVARMLGVSRQTISTWHREYRARGEEALQSRRRGRRQGEQLALSYAQQLWTIRTVTTRGPEQAGLRYWLWTNQALAELVNNRFGIALSVTTVRNYLIRWGVLTEPVLSNRLGDRRVDQVAGSAAAAPVGGETWWIDRSPTHQRTGPRLDAAGTEVGGQEIAVLYAVSTQGTVLFLSTVDPFDGARVADFFTRLLRQRNRPLTIVPGWRPTRAAEALTAWTARHADRVSVRFAVEEPVDGPVLLEKLSLPLPPHVGTS from the coding sequence ATGCACCCCCAAGACGCACGCAAGTTACCCCCCGACGCCCTGGAAGCCCTGCGCCGCCGCGCGATCGCGGCGGTCGAGGCCGGGGCTTCCCGGGCGGAGGTCGCGCGGATGCTCGGCGTGTCCAGGCAGACGATCAGCACCTGGCACCGCGAGTACCGGGCGAGAGGGGAGGAAGCGCTGCAGAGCAGACGAAGAGGGAGACGGCAGGGCGAGCAGCTCGCGCTGTCGTACGCCCAGCAGCTGTGGACGATCCGGACCGTGACGACCCGCGGTCCCGAGCAAGCCGGGCTGCGGTACTGGCTGTGGACGAACCAGGCGCTGGCGGAGCTGGTCAACAACCGGTTCGGCATCGCCCTCTCCGTCACGACCGTGCGCAACTACCTGATCCGGTGGGGCGTGCTCACCGAGCCGGTCCTGTCCAACCGGCTCGGCGACCGCCGCGTCGACCAGGTCGCGGGGTCCGCCGCCGCCGCGCCGGTCGGCGGCGAGACGTGGTGGATCGACCGGTCGCCCACCCACCAGCGGACCGGTCCGCGGCTGGACGCGGCCGGCACGGAGGTCGGCGGGCAGGAGATCGCCGTGCTCTACGCCGTGTCCACGCAGGGCACGGTGCTGTTCCTGTCCACTGTGGACCCTTTCGACGGCGCTCGGGTGGCGGACTTCTTCACCCGCCTGCTACGCCAACGCAACCGCCCGCTCACCATCGTGCCCGGCTGGCGGCCGACGCGCGCGGCCGAAGCGCTCACCGCGTGGACCGCGCGGCACGCCGACCGGGTGTCGGTGCGGTTCGCGGTCGAGGAACCGGTGGACGGGCCGGTGCTGCTGGAGAAGCTGTCCCTACCGCTCCCACCGCACGTCGGCACCTCCTGA
- a CDS encoding SDR family NAD(P)-dependent oxidoreductase — protein MTLTGKTILVTGANRGIGRALVEEALSRGAERVYAGARQALQPSDERITPLVLDLTDAAGINRAARTVDSLDILINNAGVYGLEDLADRAALERHLAVNLFGPHAVTQAFLPRLVESRGAIVNVLSVAAVAAVPISPAYSISKAAAFSLTQSLRATLAGRNVAVHAVLPGPVDTDMVRDLHLPKASPQSVAAAIFDGLDKGEDEIFPDPFSQALADSWNSGPVKALERQNAALVGEVGNQ, from the coding sequence GTGACACTCACGGGCAAGACCATCCTGGTCACCGGAGCCAACCGCGGCATCGGAAGGGCGCTGGTCGAGGAGGCGCTGAGCAGGGGCGCGGAGCGCGTCTACGCCGGCGCACGGCAGGCCCTGCAACCGTCGGACGAGCGCATCACGCCCCTGGTCCTGGACCTGACGGACGCCGCCGGGATCAACCGCGCCGCTCGGACCGTCGACTCGCTCGACATCCTGATCAACAACGCGGGCGTCTACGGCCTCGAGGACCTGGCCGATCGAGCTGCCCTCGAACGGCACCTCGCGGTCAACCTCTTCGGCCCCCACGCCGTCACGCAGGCGTTCCTGCCCCGGCTCGTCGAGTCGCGGGGCGCGATCGTCAACGTGCTGTCAGTGGCCGCGGTGGCCGCCGTGCCCATCAGTCCCGCGTACTCGATCTCCAAGGCGGCCGCCTTCTCGCTGACGCAGTCGCTGCGCGCCACCCTCGCGGGCCGGAACGTGGCCGTCCACGCCGTACTACCCGGCCCCGTGGACACCGACATGGTGCGCGACCTCCACCTCCCGAAGGCGTCACCGCAGTCGGTGGCCGCGGCGATCTTCGACGGGCTGGACAAGGGCGAGGACGAGATCTTCCCCGATCCGTTCTCACAGGCACTGGCCGACAGCTGGAACAGCGGGCCGGTCAAGGCACTCGAGCGCCAGAACGCGGCACTGGTCGGCGAGGTCGGGAACCAGTGA
- a CDS encoding copper resistance CopC family protein, protein MRGAINTLLRACVAFALAVLPVLGGQGVAEAHASVVSTSPTGWDVLAASPAEVSLTFSEPVDLGLAAIRLLGPGGDTITTGAPAHPAGRPEAVVVAVPRALSDGTYTVDWQVTSADTHPIRGGFVFSVGQPSTSSPAAPPADAHAEPDRVVGLAYGTAKWSSFAGLALLAGAAFFAVWCQAGTAVGRRVRGLLAGGWWALLGATVLVLLLYGPYATGRPLTAALDPSLVAATASTRLGLAMLARLLVLVLVGVALRWFARHPHVIADRRRRGIAVLAATGVLAATWSASSHSAGGDLVGLALVADTAHLTAMAVWLGGLVVVAAVVVRSDDVPAMRVAVPRFSRVALVSVLVLVGTGLFQSWRLVGTPSALVGTSYGRVLLVKAVLVVVLLALGAAARRWVRRHYGFAVVTVSDKRRAARGPGDGQVRRFGAVVAAEAVIATVVLGFTAVLVNTETVAVQQAAATRPAPTPTRPAPAPGEPVTADFDAGGAAGRGKVAALVAPGASGGHELHVAVLDERGQPKAVAEVRAALSHSERSPAPLPVPLRYGGVPGHYVSNAFSVPVSGAWSLSLAIRTSDVDEAIVDVPVGIP, encoded by the coding sequence GTGCGAGGAGCGATCAACACCCTGCTGCGCGCGTGCGTCGCGTTCGCCTTGGCGGTGCTGCCCGTCCTGGGCGGCCAAGGCGTCGCCGAGGCGCACGCCTCCGTCGTCTCGACCAGTCCGACCGGGTGGGACGTGCTGGCCGCGTCGCCCGCCGAGGTGTCGCTGACCTTCAGCGAGCCGGTGGACCTCGGCCTGGCCGCGATCCGGCTCCTGGGACCGGGCGGCGACACGATCACCACCGGTGCGCCCGCCCACCCGGCGGGCCGGCCCGAGGCGGTGGTGGTCGCCGTGCCCCGGGCGTTGTCCGACGGGACCTACACCGTCGACTGGCAGGTCACCTCCGCGGACACCCACCCGATCCGCGGCGGGTTCGTCTTCAGCGTGGGACAGCCGTCCACGTCGTCGCCGGCGGCGCCACCGGCCGACGCGCACGCCGAGCCGGACCGGGTGGTCGGGCTCGCCTACGGGACGGCCAAGTGGTCGTCCTTCGCCGGGCTGGCGCTGCTGGCCGGGGCGGCGTTCTTCGCCGTGTGGTGCCAGGCCGGCACCGCGGTCGGCCGGCGGGTCCGCGGGCTGCTGGCGGGCGGGTGGTGGGCCCTGCTGGGGGCCACCGTCCTGGTGCTGCTGCTGTACGGGCCGTACGCGACGGGCCGGCCGCTGACCGCCGCGCTGGACCCGTCCCTGGTCGCCGCCACGGCGAGCACGCGGCTGGGCCTGGCGATGCTGGCGCGCCTGCTCGTGCTGGTGCTGGTGGGCGTCGCCCTCCGGTGGTTCGCGCGCCACCCGCACGTGATCGCCGACCGGCGGCGGCGCGGCATCGCGGTGCTGGCGGCCACGGGCGTGCTCGCGGCCACGTGGAGCGCGAGTTCCCACAGCGCTGGCGGTGACCTGGTCGGGCTCGCGCTGGTCGCCGACACGGCCCACCTCACCGCGATGGCCGTGTGGCTGGGCGGTCTCGTGGTCGTCGCCGCCGTGGTCGTGCGGTCCGACGACGTGCCCGCGATGCGCGTGGCGGTGCCGCGGTTCTCCCGGGTGGCGCTGGTGTCGGTCCTGGTGCTGGTGGGCACCGGGCTGTTCCAGTCCTGGCGGCTCGTGGGCACACCGTCCGCCCTCGTCGGCACGTCCTACGGGCGGGTGCTGCTCGTCAAGGCCGTGCTGGTGGTCGTGCTCCTCGCGCTCGGCGCCGCGGCTCGGCGCTGGGTGCGGCGCCACTACGGCTTCGCGGTGGTCACGGTGTCGGACAAGCGCCGAGCGGCCCGGGGACCCGGTGACGGGCAGGTCCGGCGCTTCGGGGCGGTCGTGGCCGCCGAGGCGGTCATCGCGACCGTCGTGCTGGGGTTCACCGCGGTGCTGGTCAACACCGAGACCGTCGCCGTGCAGCAGGCCGCGGCGACCCGCCCGGCCCCCACGCCGACGCGGCCCGCTCCCGCGCCGGGCGAGCCGGTCACCGCCGACTTCGACGCCGGCGGGGCCGCCGGTCGCGGCAAGGTCGCGGCACTCGTCGCGCCCGGCGCGTCCGGCGGGCACGAGCTGCACGTGGCCGTGCTGGACGAGCGGGGACAGCCGAAGGCGGTCGCCGAGGTGCGCGCTGCGCTGAGCCACTCGGAGCGGTCACCGGCGCCGCTGCCCGTGCCGTTGCGTTACGGTGGTGTACCAGGACATTACGTCTCGAACGCGTTCTCCGTACCCGTATCCGGAGCATGGTCGTTGTCGTTGGCAATTCGCACGTCCGATGTCGATGAGGCCATCGTTGACGTTCCCGTGGGCATTCCCTGA
- the sigJ gene encoding RNA polymerase sigma factor SigJ yields MVERVDAGDHATDVFVAHRELLFSVVYNMLGSVADTEDVLQETWLSWSTRVRARDARPIDNPRGYLVRIAVNQAFARRAEIDRRRETYVGQWLPEPLVTPLTDTTDASAPALRTDSISMALLVVLESLTALERTVFVLHEVFGYAHTEIATILDRNPAAIRQLAHRAREHVRARRPLHQPDPRTRRAVTEKFLSAALGGDLQALLEVLAPDVTLWTDGGGKGPATSLHPIHGREAVARTLHAVATHAHGFDIAYRRVNGDPSAILFDSGSPIAVLVLDLTPDNQRVRGVYSVTNPDKLTRINVPAQEA; encoded by the coding sequence GTGGTGGAACGAGTCGACGCGGGAGACCACGCGACGGACGTCTTCGTCGCGCACCGGGAACTGCTGTTCTCGGTGGTCTACAACATGCTCGGCAGCGTGGCCGACACCGAGGACGTGCTCCAGGAGACGTGGTTGTCCTGGAGCACCCGCGTCCGGGCGCGAGACGCGCGGCCGATCGACAACCCGCGTGGCTACCTCGTGCGCATCGCGGTCAACCAGGCCTTCGCGAGGCGAGCCGAGATCGACCGCCGCCGCGAAACCTATGTCGGCCAATGGCTCCCCGAGCCCCTGGTCACCCCACTCACCGACACCACCGACGCCTCCGCCCCCGCGCTGCGCACCGACTCGATCTCGATGGCGTTGCTGGTGGTCCTGGAATCCCTCACCGCACTGGAACGCACGGTCTTCGTGCTGCACGAGGTGTTCGGCTACGCGCACACCGAAATCGCCACCATCCTCGACCGCAACCCAGCCGCGATCCGCCAACTAGCCCACCGCGCCCGCGAACACGTACGCGCCCGCCGTCCTCTCCACCAGCCAGACCCCAGGACACGACGTGCGGTCACCGAGAAGTTCCTGTCCGCCGCACTGGGCGGTGACCTGCAAGCCCTGTTGGAGGTGCTGGCCCCGGACGTGACCCTGTGGACCGACGGCGGCGGCAAGGGCCCAGCCACCAGCCTGCACCCCATCCACGGACGCGAGGCCGTCGCCCGCACCCTGCACGCCGTCGCCACCCACGCCCACGGCTTCGACATCGCCTACCGCCGCGTGAACGGCGACCCGTCCGCGATCCTGTTCGACAGCGGCTCCCCCATCGCCGTCCTGGTCCTCGACCTCACCCCGGACAACCAGCGCGTACGCGGCGTCTACTCCGTCACCAACCCGGACAAACTGACGCGGATCAACGTCCCCGCGCAAGAGGCCTGA
- a CDS encoding YcnI family protein: MSWNNFTRRTTFALALGVVASATVLFAPTASAHVTVSPGTAEPGGYARVVFRVPNERQDASTTRLEVSLPTDHRFRSVSVQPVPGWTAVTTKEKSDQPAGEEGSSDVVTAIAWEGGPVLPGQFQEFPVSLGPLPKTDGKLVFKAVQTYSSGEVVRWIDLQQDGAARPEHPAPTLTVAAAPAPQAAPAPPPSTGADALGRVLGGAGLVAGLVGLGVALTTRRRSTPAPVPAEPAAKSPARV; this comes from the coding sequence ATGTCCTGGAACAACTTCACGCGGCGCACCACGTTCGCCCTCGCGCTGGGGGTCGTCGCGTCCGCGACCGTCCTGTTCGCACCGACCGCGTCGGCGCACGTCACTGTCTCCCCGGGCACCGCGGAACCGGGCGGCTACGCCCGCGTGGTGTTCCGCGTGCCCAACGAGCGCCAAGACGCCTCGACGACCCGGCTGGAGGTGTCCCTCCCGACCGACCACCGGTTCCGCTCGGTGTCCGTGCAACCGGTTCCGGGGTGGACGGCCGTGACCACGAAGGAGAAGTCCGACCAGCCCGCGGGGGAGGAGGGGTCGTCCGACGTCGTGACGGCCATCGCCTGGGAGGGCGGCCCGGTGCTGCCCGGCCAGTTCCAGGAGTTCCCCGTCTCCCTGGGGCCGTTGCCGAAGACCGACGGCAAGTTGGTGTTCAAGGCGGTGCAGACCTACTCCAGCGGTGAGGTGGTCCGGTGGATCGACCTCCAGCAGGACGGCGCGGCCCGTCCGGAGCACCCGGCCCCGACGTTGACGGTGGCCGCCGCTCCCGCGCCGCAGGCGGCGCCCGCCCCGCCGCCGTCCACGGGCGCCGACGCGCTCGGCCGGGTGCTCGGCGGCGCCGGGCTGGTGGCGGGCCTCGTCGGGCTCGGCGTGGCGCTGACGACGCGGCGGCGGTCGACGCCGGCGCCCGTCCCCGCGGAACCGGCCGCGAAGTCGCCGGCCCGGGTCTGA
- a CDS encoding helix-turn-helix domain-containing protein, producing MPRPERPLGSGGDGLLRFAGELRALRRAAGSPGYRELARRANYSVTALSEAAGGRKLPTLPVVLAYVRACGGDVVEWQARWEAVAAEVTAGDGEEEGTPPYLGLASFQPGDADRFFGRERLVEDLVGLLAHRRFLAVFGASGSGKSSVLRAGVVPALTGPPPLLFTPGERPVEECARHLAVLLRQPVDDVLAGLSADPGYLHRAVCRRLADEPAAVDVTPEPPRRHRARRAGRRAPAGRRRGRHGQRPRGRPPAGCRARAERPRPPARHGLMPSWMSSGAAGSTAVLQLGVRGRRPGRSLSGRRSDGTRTAAAVRGHA from the coding sequence GTGCCGAGACCTGAGCGTCCGTTGGGGTCTGGTGGGGACGGGTTGCTGCGGTTCGCGGGGGAGTTGCGGGCGTTGCGGCGGGCCGCCGGGAGTCCCGGGTACCGGGAGTTGGCTCGGCGGGCCAACTACTCCGTCACCGCGTTGTCCGAGGCCGCGGGTGGGCGGAAGTTGCCCACGCTTCCGGTGGTCCTCGCTTACGTGCGGGCGTGTGGTGGGGACGTGGTCGAGTGGCAGGCGCGGTGGGAGGCCGTGGCCGCCGAGGTGACCGCGGGCGACGGCGAGGAGGAGGGCACCCCGCCCTACCTCGGGCTGGCCAGTTTCCAACCCGGTGACGCCGACCGGTTCTTCGGCCGGGAACGGCTGGTGGAGGACCTGGTCGGGCTGCTGGCCCACCGCCGGTTCCTCGCCGTGTTCGGCGCGTCGGGCAGCGGCAAGTCGTCGGTGCTGCGGGCCGGGGTGGTGCCCGCGCTCACCGGGCCGCCGCCGCTGCTGTTCACGCCCGGCGAGCGGCCGGTGGAGGAGTGCGCCCGGCACCTGGCCGTCCTGCTGCGCCAACCGGTGGACGACGTCCTGGCCGGGCTGTCCGCCGATCCCGGGTACCTCCACCGCGCGGTCTGCCGGCGCCTCGCCGACGAACCGGCGGCCGTCGACGTGACTCCGGAACCGCCTCGTCGACACCGCGCTCGTCGAGCCGGTCGGCGTGCTCCCGCAGGTAGGCGTCGGGGTCGTCATGGGCAGCGGCCACGCGGGCGGCCACCTGCGGGGTGTCGGGCGCGAGCAGAGCGGCCACGGCCACCAGCGCGTCACGGGCTGATGCCGTCATGGATGTCCTCCGGGGCTGCGGGTTCGACCGCAGTCTTGCAGCTCGGGGTTCGCGGGCGCCGGCCAGGCCGTTCGTTGTCCGGGCGGCGGTCGGACGGTACCCGGACGGCTGCGGCAGTCCGGGGACACGCGTAG
- a CDS encoding Imm52 family immunity protein, whose product MTTNEPVYLAAYWGDRADSLDSCADRLRRTCQNLAQVHDALGRWYRKGRSKAAAEPVPHDSAALRDLLVRGRNRADADGRVIEELGYSVGLWNRGNDLPVSLNVTCGHHAGVPGVLNSVVLGLPELAGSGPASALYRSDVAVGMISAVVEPWDPDWALLAPYSLRDAQARSGATWSPVVGWLTYLSPARAAEFEAPEGASVSRLGDGRLVVIGEDLGSLSLTVAMEVRRRLVADQRG is encoded by the coding sequence ATGACCACGAACGAGCCGGTTTACCTTGCCGCCTACTGGGGCGATAGGGCTGACAGCCTCGACTCCTGCGCGGACCGCCTCCGCCGGACGTGCCAGAACCTCGCGCAGGTCCACGATGCCCTCGGCAGGTGGTACCGGAAGGGGCGATCGAAGGCCGCCGCAGAGCCGGTGCCGCACGACTCGGCGGCGTTGCGTGACTTGTTGGTGCGAGGCCGAAATCGTGCGGACGCGGATGGGCGGGTCATCGAGGAGCTCGGGTACTCGGTCGGCTTGTGGAACCGCGGGAACGATCTTCCGGTCAGTCTCAACGTCACATGCGGTCACCATGCGGGTGTGCCCGGGGTGCTGAACTCCGTTGTGCTGGGCCTGCCCGAACTGGCTGGCAGCGGACCTGCGTCGGCCCTGTACCGGTCCGATGTCGCAGTGGGGATGATCTCGGCTGTCGTGGAGCCCTGGGATCCCGACTGGGCGCTGCTGGCGCCGTACTCGCTTCGAGACGCCCAGGCGCGGTCCGGGGCGACCTGGTCTCCGGTGGTCGGCTGGCTGACGTACCTCTCGCCTGCTCGGGCCGCCGAGTTCGAGGCACCCGAGGGAGCCTCGGTGAGTCGACTCGGTGACGGCAGGCTCGTCGTGATCGGCGAGGACCTGGGGAGCCTCTCCCTGACCGTCGCGATGGAGGTACGGCGCAGGCTTGTCGCCGATCAACGCGGGTGA
- a CDS encoding multicopper oxidase family protein, which produces MSTELASEDRFLTGASRTSARRAILPALMAFVLTVTAVVVGVQAFGSAPATVADPKLVADPVPPAAAGEDLGDGTRLAPYEVVGGVKVFRLRAAPINWEVSPGNVRQAFAYNGVVPGPVIRIYEGDTVRFILQNDLPEATALHWHGMDLPNEQDGVPNLTQPEIAPGQSYTYEWKAISTGTHWYHSHMHGDQEGRGLYGSLEVVPRLGDIASDRDYRLIVGDGALGFVFNGKSFPATAPLRARVGERVRIRLIGSGPEMIHPIHLHGGYFEVVAQDGRRLPSPQQMDTVLVGVGQTYDLIWTPTRVGKWMIHCHIFSHAETHTGMAGLVSIFNVDPPTIGLPLPLPIGG; this is translated from the coding sequence ATGTCCACCGAGTTGGCAAGCGAAGACAGGTTCCTCACCGGCGCGTCCAGGACCTCCGCGAGACGCGCGATCCTGCCCGCCCTGATGGCCTTCGTGCTCACCGTGACCGCGGTCGTGGTGGGTGTGCAGGCGTTCGGCTCCGCCCCGGCCACCGTCGCGGACCCGAAGCTCGTCGCGGACCCCGTGCCGCCGGCCGCGGCGGGGGAAGACCTCGGTGACGGGACGCGGCTCGCGCCGTACGAGGTCGTCGGCGGGGTGAAGGTGTTCCGCCTGCGGGCGGCGCCGATCAACTGGGAGGTCTCGCCCGGCAACGTCCGGCAGGCCTTCGCCTACAACGGGGTCGTGCCCGGACCGGTCATCCGGATCTACGAGGGCGACACCGTGCGCTTCATCCTGCAGAACGACCTGCCGGAGGCCACCGCGCTGCACTGGCACGGCATGGACCTGCCCAACGAGCAGGACGGCGTGCCCAACCTGACCCAGCCGGAGATCGCGCCGGGGCAGAGCTACACCTACGAGTGGAAGGCCATCAGCACCGGAACCCACTGGTACCACTCGCACATGCACGGCGACCAGGAGGGCCGCGGGCTCTACGGCTCGCTGGAGGTGGTGCCCAGGCTGGGCGACATCGCCTCGGACCGCGACTACCGGCTGATCGTCGGCGACGGCGCGCTGGGTTTCGTGTTCAACGGCAAGAGCTTCCCCGCCACCGCGCCGCTGCGGGCCCGGGTGGGCGAGCGGGTGCGCATCCGGCTGATCGGCTCCGGCCCGGAGATGATCCACCCGATCCACCTGCACGGCGGCTACTTCGAAGTGGTGGCGCAGGACGGCAGGCGGTTGCCCTCACCCCAGCAGATGGACACCGTGCTGGTCGGCGTCGGGCAGACCTACGACCTGATCTGGACACCGACCAGGGTCGGCAAGTGGATGATCCACTGCCACATCTTCTCCCACGCCGAAACCCACACGGGCATGGCGGGGCTGGTGTCGATCTTCAACGTCGACCCGCCCACGATCGGACTGCCGCTGCCCCTGCCGATCGGCGGCTGA
- a CDS encoding amidohydrolase family protein, producing MRTLITDVRVFDGERTTSRANVLIDGDRLAEPDDRPVDVEVDGSGRTLLPGLVDAHTHTFDGSLAQALTFGVTTELDMFCLPGNLARQRESAAGHDDVADLRSAGTLATAPGGHPSQLMGGIDQADAFGGDAVGAFDTIADPGQAEAFVRARLAEGADYLKIVVDDGAVHGTRLPALAPETVTAVVEAAHAAGLMTIAHAITAREVAIALDAAVDGLAHVYADAEPEDPAGFELAERIAAQGVFVVTTLAYFEAISGQVGAVDHAHPGNLRNAVHAARVLHRAGVPLLAGTDANPFAPLHGAALHRELVLLTEAGLSAVEALAAATSVPARHFGLTDRGRIAPGLRADLVLVQGDPTRDVSATGEIVEVWRRGVRQARKSIVD from the coding sequence ATGCGCACCCTGATCACCGATGTGCGGGTGTTCGACGGAGAGCGGACCACGTCCCGCGCGAACGTCCTGATCGACGGAGACCGGCTCGCCGAACCCGACGACCGGCCGGTCGACGTCGAGGTGGACGGGTCGGGCCGGACGCTCCTCCCCGGCTTGGTCGACGCCCACACCCACACCTTCGACGGCAGCCTCGCCCAAGCGCTGACCTTCGGGGTCACCACCGAACTGGACATGTTCTGCCTGCCCGGGAACCTCGCCCGGCAACGGGAGTCGGCGGCCGGCCACGACGACGTGGCGGACCTGCGCAGCGCCGGGACGCTGGCCACCGCCCCGGGAGGGCACCCCAGCCAGCTGATGGGCGGGATCGACCAGGCGGACGCGTTCGGAGGCGACGCCGTCGGGGCGTTCGACACCATCGCCGACCCGGGCCAGGCCGAGGCGTTCGTGCGCGCCCGACTCGCCGAGGGCGCCGACTACCTGAAGATCGTCGTCGACGACGGCGCCGTGCACGGCACCCGGCTGCCGGCACTGGCTCCCGAGACCGTGACCGCAGTGGTCGAGGCCGCGCACGCGGCCGGGCTCATGACCATCGCCCACGCGATCACCGCGAGGGAGGTCGCGATCGCCCTCGACGCCGCTGTCGACGGCCTGGCCCACGTGTACGCCGACGCCGAACCGGAGGACCCGGCCGGGTTCGAGCTCGCGGAGCGGATCGCCGCGCAGGGCGTGTTCGTGGTCACCACCCTGGCGTACTTCGAGGCGATCAGCGGACAGGTCGGCGCGGTGGACCACGCGCACCCGGGCAACCTCCGCAACGCCGTCCACGCGGCACGCGTGCTCCACCGAGCCGGCGTGCCGCTGCTGGCGGGCACCGACGCCAACCCGTTCGCACCCCTGCACGGCGCCGCCCTGCACCGCGAGCTGGTCTTGCTGACCGAAGCCGGTTTGAGCGCCGTGGAGGCACTTGCCGCGGCCACCAGCGTGCCGGCCCGCCACTTCGGGTTGACCGACCGTGGCCGCATCGCGCCGGGGCTGCGCGCCGATCTCGTTCTCGTGCAAGGCGATCCGACCCGGGACGTCAGCGCCACCGGCGAGATCGTTGAGGTCTGGCGTCGCGGTGTCCGCCAGGCGCGAAAGTCCATTGTGGACTGA